A window of Streptomyces broussonetiae genomic DNA:
TGGTCCGCGCGCATGCGTCCCGCCGCCGGATGTGGTGACCTGGTGGTCGACGGGCATCGCGAACATATAGCCGATGCCGGAGCCTTCCAAGAACTCGCGCAACTCCTGGCTCCGTCGGTACACCTCGTCGGTTGTCCACTTCGGTCTGATCCCGGCGCCCGTTTCACCTGCGCGAGGGCGAACGCTGGCTTGGTGGCGAAGTGTGATCCTTGGGGAAACCCGCCGCCATCCGCGCCGGATCGGCGAACCAGTCGGCCTGCACCTACAGGTCCCGGTCGATCAGGGCGTGGCTCTGCTTGGTCGCGGGCGCGTTCGAGCAGGTGGTGCAGGCGATACGGCCGGTCCAGGCCGACTGCCGGGATTGCCGGGGTGGGCATGAGGGTGGTGCTGTGACGGTGTGAGGTCCCGCGAGATCTTGGACAGTTTGGTCCCAGCTGATGTTGGACGTCACCGGTAGATGCTGGACAGCCGCTACTTCCTCGTGCGGGCGACCGCCTTGAACTGCCTGATCGGCTTGTCGCTGTTGCGGGCGTGGGTGGGCAGTTCGACGTCGCCGTCCAGGATGCGGAAGACGGTGTCCTCGATGAGGATGGTCACGGTCTTCCCAGCTTGAGCCCGGCCGATCCGCAGGCGCTGGCCGCCGACCATCACCACGCCGTCCGCAGGCACTTTGCGCTGAGCCCGCAGGGCTTGCGCGGACGGAGGGATGATCGCGGTGCGCGGGCTGCGGGCCCCGCTGATCTGCGCTCGTTGCTCCGGTGGGATGGGCGCGGGCAGCGTCTTCACCACCCGGCCATCGGCGATGACGTGCATCAGCTGGCCGTCGAACCGCAGGGTGACCTGCTGTCCGGCGAGCTGGGCCGCGAGCTTGATGCGCTGCCCACCGAGCCCGACGTCACCGTCCCGGCCGACCAGCCGGTCGACCTCGACCACGAACGGGGAGTGCGGCCCGTTGGGCAGGGCGGGCGTCGCTGGCTCGGGGCCGGCGATTCGCCCGCCGCGCTGCACCAGCGCCTTCAGATCGGCCGCCGTGAACTGGGAGGTGCGAGTGCGGGCGAGTTCGCCGTCGATGAAGACGTGAATGCTGCGCTCGTCGGCCCAGACGGTGGCGGTGCGTCCGCCCAGAGCTGCAGGGAACTTCAGTTGCTGGCCGGAGGGCAGACACAGCCTGCCGATCGGTGAGATGAGCGCCTCGAACTCCACGGCCCTGATGTGGGATTCGTCGACGGGCAACCGCGGTGAGGGCAGCAGCGCGGGCAGCTGCGGCGCCAGCAGCTCGGCCGTCGCAGACGTTGTCTCGTCCTGCGGCTCGGGCAGGTGGACGTCGTGTCGGTCCTGCTGCGGGTCCTTGGCCACGGGGCGGAACACGGCGGCGGGCACGACCATGTTGAGGGACTGGTGCGGTCGGCTGTGGTTGTAGCCGTGCACCCAAGCGTCGATGGCGGCCTGGGCTGTTGCCTGGTCCGCGAACGGACCGACGTGGTCGAGCAGTTCGCGCCGCAGGGACTTATGGAACCTCTCGATCTTCCCGGTGGTGGTCGGTGATCGAGGTTTGGTCAGCCGGGCGGTAATGCCGTTCTCACGGCAGATCCGCTCGAAGAGGACCTCGGCCGGGACCGGCTTGGTGAAGCGGCCGGTGAACTGCTTGCCGTTGTCGGTCAGCACCTCCGAGGGCACCCCGTAGGTGGTCATGGCCTCGGCGAAGGCGGTGCACACGGCGCGGCCGGACGGCTCGGCGACCACCTTGGCGATCACGATGAACCGGGAGTGGTCGTCGATGCCGGTGACCAGCTTGCATTCGCGCCCGCTGGCGAGGAACACCCCGCCCATGAGGTCCATCTGCCACAGCTGCATCGGGGCGTCGCGCTGCCAGCGGCGGTAGACGCGGCGGTGATTCTGCTCCTGGTGGTTGATCAGTCCGTGACGGGTCAGGATCCGGTGCACGGTGGAGCGGCCGGGCACTGGCGCCAGCCCGCGCCGGCCCAGCTCGTGGACGATCCGGCGGGCGCCCCAGCGTGGGTAGGAGCGCCGCAGATCGCAGACCAGCGCCTCGACCTCGGCGGGCACCTGGTGCGGCGAGACGTGCGGACGGCGCGACTTGTTCACCAGCGCGTCCAGCCCGCCGGCGTGGTACCGCTCGATCCAGGTGTACACCGACTGCCGCGACGCACCGAACTGGCGGGCTACCTGCGCGACCGGCGCTCCGTCCAGCACCAGGAGCACCGCCCGGTAACGGTGCTCGGCCATCCACCGCCGGTCGTCCACTGGCTCAGGCTCATGCGTTTCCGTCACGGAAGGACCAACGAGCCACGGTCGTCCAGGATGTGCCGAGACCGTCAAAACTGCCGTGAGACCGTCCAGGATCAACCGGGACGGAACTGTCCAAAAACCCGTGGGACTTCACACTGCGGGGAGAACGACATGGCCGTTGACAACGCCCTCGCCGAGGCCGACATCAAGTGCTGGGCAGACAAGGGTTACCGGGGTGCCGGCGGCACCGTCCGCATCCCATGCTGGGGACGCTGGGAGACCCTCTCCGCAGGCCAGAAAGCGGTGAACCGGTCTCACGCAAAGATCCGGGCACTCGTCGAGCAGGCCATCGCCACCCTCAAGTCCTGGCGACTCCTGCGCAAACTGCGGTGCTCGACCACCCGGATCACCAACCTCGTCCAGGCCGTCCTCACCCTTCATCTGACCAGCTCAGACTGAAGATGGAAAAGGCTCCCTACGTTGTTCCGCGGGATGTGGTGAGCCCCTCGTATGGTTGACCCGCCCAGGGGTGCCGGGTGTGGTTCAAAAGGCTCTGCCGCTTGTGGCTTCCACTGATTGGCCGCCCAGTACCCCACGACGACTCGGCTGCCAATTAGGAATTGCGAATGATCGCTGAGTAGGGAATCGACAGCGAGGTCGTCCGTCGGGAGGCGCCAGCAGCACACCGCACGGAGGCACCACATGGCCATGATCTGGGCCGGCATCGATGCAGGCAAGACCCACCACCACTGCGTCGCGATCGACGAGAGCGGCCGCAGGCTGCTGTCCCGACGCGTCGCCAACGACGAACCCGAACTCCTCGAACTCCTCCGCGATGTCCTGGCCTTGGGCGACGAGGTGACCTGGGGCATTGACCTGGCCGACGGCGGTGCCGCTCTGGCCATCACGCTCCTGTTCAACCACGACCAGCCGGTGCACTACATCTCCGGCCGGGCCATCCACCGTGCCTCCGAGAGCTACCGCGGCGAGGGCAAGACCGACGCCAAGGACGCCGCCGTCATTGCCGACCAAGTCCGCATCCGCCGCGACCTGCATCCCTTACGCGCCGGCGACGAGACCGTCACTGATCTCAAGATCCTCACCGGCCGGCGCACGGACCTCGTCGCCGACCGCACCCGCATCGTTAACCGGCTCCGCGCCCAGCTCACCGGTATTTTCCCTGGTCTGGAGCGGGCACTGGACCTGACCAACACCGGTCCGCTTGTGCTGCTGACCGGCTACCAGACTCCGGCCGCCATTCGGCGGATCGGGGTCAAACGGCTGGAGACCTGGCTCCGCAATCGCAGGGTCCTTCGCGCTGACCGGCTCGCCGAGACAGCCGTCGAGGCCGCCGAACGCCAGCACACCAGCCTGCCCGGAGAGAAACTGACCGCCCAGCTCGTGCACACGCTGGCGGCGGAGGTGATGGCCCTCAACCAGCAGGTCGCCGAGCTCGACAAGCTCATCGAGGCCCGGTTTCGCGACCACCGGCACTTCGAGGTGATCACCAGCATGCCCGGCCTGGGCGTGATCCTCGGTGCCGAGTTCCTGGCCGCGACCGGCGGCGACCTGAGTCTGTTCGGCTCTCCTGACCGCCTCGCCGGCTTCGGCGGCGTTGCTCCCGTTCCCCGCGACTCCGGGAAGATCAGCGGCAACCTCCGCCGCCCACGCCGCTACAACCGCCGACTCCAACGAGTCCTCTACATCTCCGCATTGTTCAGCATCCGAAGCTGCGAGGACTCCCGCCGGTTCTACGAACGCAAACGCTCCGAGGGTAAGCGTCACATCCAGGCCGTCCTGGCCCTGGCCCGCCGCCGCGTCAACGTCCTCTGGGCACTCCTACGCGACGGACGGACCTACGAGGCCGCGCCACCCACCACCCTCGCCGCTTGACAGACAGCATTAGGAATCACTGAGTGCACTCGATGCCGTGGTGCGCACCGACGATGCACCGCATAGTGATTGCAGCATTTCGGCTCATCCAGAGTGCAAGCGTTGGTGCGGATTTCTGCCATGGTTCGCGTGTGCTCGGCGAGTTCCGTTTCTTTGGGCGAGCGTATGGGGCACATGGTGTCCCTCCGATTCCGCTTACCTTTCTGCAGGCGTCGTCTCTTCGCCATGTCGGGGCTTATGCTCTTGCGTCTGCTGCTGCGTGTGGGCATAGAGTGACGGGCCGCTCTCGGTCAGTTGGGGAACTGCCAGCCCGTGTCATCCGGGCGGGACGGGAGTGGACGACCAACACACGCTCAGCACAACGGGGACCACAAGCACGCCCGTGCCGCCACGGGCGAGGCCCCCTTGTGCTTTCAATATGGGGGAATGACGTCATGCGCAAGTGGCTGCCTGCTCTTGCCGTGTCCACAGCTTTCGTCTCTTCGGTTCTGTTAGCTCCACAAGCCCTGGCCCAGGACTCGAAGCCGGTTCCCGAGAAGGTGCCCGGCACCAACGTGGAGTATGCACCGGGCGCGGCGCGGGATCCGCAGACGCGTGCCCTCGCGGCGGCCAACCCTGCAGCGGTACAAGCCGGCGGTTTGTTGTGCGGGAGCGGATACAAGCTGGCTTTGGTGAATCCGCTTCCGGACTCCCGCCGGTTCGGGACCCTCTTCACATACACCAAGTTTGGGCCGGGCGGGGCGAACGGGGCATGCGCCCTGTTCGACAACAACCTCGGTGCCAAGAAGCACATGAAGCTGAAGCTGTGCGGGACGACGTGCCAGGTCGATGAAGGCTGGTTCTCTGACTACGCGGGTCCGGTCAAGGTCGAGGGCGACTTCGATCCCGGCTGCGCCGTGGTGAACGCCCTGATGTGGGAGGGCGATGTTGCGATCATCGACCGGCAGACGGACGTCTTTGGCTGCGACTGACCGTCACCCGTACCCGTCCCTCTCCGTCCCCGAGGTGCATGTCATGCCCGTACGTACGCCGGTATCTCGCCGGTTCCTTGTCCTGCTCGTCGCTGCCGGAGCGATGACCGCTGCGTGCGGGCACGAACCGGCGAGCCATGGCCCGGACACCTCAGCCGTTCAGTCCTCACCGCCGGATTCCGCCGCGTCGTCGGCCGCCGCCAGCACGAGGTCTGACGGGATAGAGGAGGCCAGACAGAAGGCGGAAAGGGAGCGCAGGCAGGCTGCACCGCCTGGGGTGACCATCACGCCGTCGCCGGTGACGGGCATCGCCAAGGGCAGCGAGCACTTCGGAACTCCGGTCATCAGTCAAGGAGATGTGACCGTTTACGCGGCCCGCCGGGAGAAGGGTGGGCTGACAGTCCCGGTAGAGGTGGTCAACAGCGGTCGGAAGCGCGCGTTCTACCGATTCCGGATTCGGATCACGGGGCCGGGCGGCTTCGACGCAACGGCCAGTGCCTCGTCGAATGTCGTCGGCCTGTACCCCGGGACCTCCTGGCCCACCGAGCTGACGGTAAGTGACCCCGGTCACACGCCTCCCTCGCACCCGCACATCACCATCGAGAGCGTCGAGCGGAACGAATACAAGGCCTAGAGAACCCCACCGCGGCTCTCCTGCCGACCGCCGTCCAAGACGCCCTGTTCGCGCGAGCGATTTGGTGAGTCGGTTCGGAGCGCGGCCTGCGGTCTCCTGGAATGGCCCCAATGCGGGACGCACACTCTGTTGCGCGCCTACGCCCATGGGGCTGGCACTAACAACGCCTCTCGGGGGAGTCGCCCACCAAGTTCAGCGACTACCCCGAGTACGTGGTCGGCTGGTTCACCACTACTGGCATGGACGCGTACTTGGCCATTGCCGCCACGCTTCCGAGGCAAGCCGACCCGGCTGAAGAAACCCGGGTCCGCAGTCCGCGCCATTGCCATTTCCACCGCCGGCCAACTCTCTTCGCACTCGCGCCCACCTCTGAGGGTGGGCGGCCGAGCCCTGCCTCGACCAGGCGGGGGGAACCTCTTAACTAGAAACGGGGGAGCTCTCACTTGAGACGCAGAAAAAGATCGCACCTGCCCATAGCTGCCCTGGCTGCCTGCGCGGCCATGACCGGCGGTCTGCTGCAGGCAGCGCCCGCCGCTGCCGCGCCGGCACCCGGCCAGGACCGCAGCAACAACGCACACGCCACGCCAGCCCCTCCCGGCCGCGTGACGGACCCGGGCAAGACGCTCGGCTCCGGCTGGAAGACTTCCACAGACCGAGCGGTGACCGGGGCGGCCGACACCAGCGGGTTCAAGATCCTCACCGCGGACAGCAGCCAGGCGTACGTATGGAAGACGGCCGCAGAACTGTCCGAGCCGGGTCTGACGGCGGACTCGTGGATCGGGAACCAGTGCGTGATGGACCGCGACCATGTCGCGGCCGTGTACGCGCCGCGCACTTTCACGAACAAGCCGGATCTGATGCAGGGCGGCGCGTTCGCCGCCATCGTCGACACGGCCGACGGGCATGTGACGAAGCTGCCGTTCACGGTGTCCCTGGCCTACTTCGACCCGTCCTGCAACACCCGGACGCATACGGCCGCGTTCACCGCCTTCCGGGACGTCAACGACCCGGCCTTGACGAAGACCCGTGTGGTGACCGTCGACACGGCCGGAAGATCCCTGGGCGAGGCGGCGCTCAAGGGTGAGATCACCAGCGCCGTACCGGTCGTGGACGGGGCGGTGGCCGCGCGCGGCCACAACCTGGTGCACATCGACCGTGCCGGCAAGGTGAAGGACCTCGCCACCGGGGACAGCGTCCCGTTCGACATCCATCCCGCACAGGACGGCAAGATCGTCTTCGTTGACCGCAAGGACACGAAGACCGCGCAGGCGAAGGTGTGGTCCGGGCACGGCGGGCCGACCCTCGTCGCCTCCGGGAAGCTGGGCGACCTCGACCTGATGCCGGGCGAGGCGGGCCGGGTCTTCCTCACCGGTCACCCCCAGGGAGCCCCGAACATGCGGGGCACCGGTGTCACCCGCATCGATGCCCCCGCCGACACGGACATCTCCACGCAGGGACGTCTCGCGGTCGAACCCGTCCTTACGCCGGGCGTCCGCGCGGGCCTGGCACACATCAAGAGCGCGGGCAAGGGGTTCACCAGGAACGAGCCCGCCCCGCAGGACACCAGGCCGACTCCCGAGACCGTGGCTGGGGACCAGCCCGTGACGATCACTAGCACGGCCACCGCCACTGGAGAGAAGGTCACCCAGTCGGTCGCGGACGCGACGGCACCGAGCGGGAAGAACCCCAGCCCCGCTCTCCCCATCGCCGGCGGCAGAGGCAAGGGGTCCTCGGTGGCGCGCGTCAACGACCCCACCGCGGCGGTGGACCCGCGGGACACCGACCGCATCTGCGCGATCTCCCGCAACGATGTGGACGCACAGGCGCTGCAGCCGACGCCGAACCAGGTCGAGTGGGCCGTCGACATGGCCGTACGCGGACAGCTGCGCTCCCAGTACCTGCGGCAGGGCGGATACCGCAGCCAGGCCGGCCTGGGCACGATCGACCCCCAGGGCCTGTTCCCGGTGCCGAGGCTGGCGGGAGGTGACGGCAAGGGACGTATCCCGGCGAACGTGCTGCTCGGCATCATGGCGCAGGAGTCCAACCTGTGGCAGGCCGAGGGCGGTTCGATCCCCGGCGAGATGGGCAACCCGCTCGCCGCGATGGACGGCTACTACGGCCGCAAGGCCGTGGAGAACGCCCCGGACGCCTACTGGCAGATCCACTGGGACAAGTCCGACTGTGGGTACGGCGTCGGACAGGTCACCGACGGCATGCGCCTGGCCGGTCACGAGAAGACGGACGACAACGGGCACAAGGAGACCGCGCTGGACCCGGGCCTTCAGAAGGCCATCGCCGTCGACTACGCCACGAACATCGCCGCCGCGATGCAGATCCTGGCCGACAAGTGGAACGAGGTCCACGCCGCCGGGCAGACGGTCACCGTCAACGACGACGATCCGTCCATGGTCGAGAACTGGTTCACCGCCGTGTGGAACTACAACCTCGGCTTCAACCCGGCTGCGGACGCGGGCAAGAACGCCGGCTACTGGGGTCTGGGCTGGTACAACAACCCGGCCAACCCGCTCTACAAGAAGAGCTGGGGCCATCCGTTCATGGACACCGACGTGGACGGCCCGACCGCGAACAAGGATGCTGCGCATCCGCAGGACTGGCCGTACGAGGAGAAGGTGATGGGCTGGGCCGCCTGGTCCATGGACACCGGCTTCTCCTACGGCACCGACGGCAAGCAGGACTGGCCGGGCGAATCCGGGTTCAACTCGGTGGGTTTCCAGCCCGCCTGGTGGATCAGCAAGGGCGACCGCAGCCATGTCTCCCCGCCGCTGGACACGTTCTGCAACACCAAGAACAACTGCGACCCGAACGTTCCGCCGAACTGCAAGAACATCGACTGCTACAAGCAGTACTGGTGGAACCAGCCCAACGTGACCTGGAAGCCCGTCTGCAAGACCACCTGCGGGCACGAGAACATCAAGTACCAGACGCTGATCTCGGAGCCGGGGCAGGGACACCGCCTGCAGGACGGAGCCCCGGTCTGCACCGG
This region includes:
- a CDS encoding IS481 family transposase — its product is MAEHRYRAVLLVLDGAPVAQVARQFGASRQSVYTWIERYHAGGLDALVNKSRRPHVSPHQVPAEVEALVCDLRRSYPRWGARRIVHELGRRGLAPVPGRSTVHRILTRHGLINHQEQNHRRVYRRWQRDAPMQLWQMDLMGGVFLASGRECKLVTGIDDHSRFIVIAKVVAEPSGRAVCTAFAEAMTTYGVPSEVLTDNGKQFTGRFTKPVPAEVLFERICRENGITARLTKPRSPTTTGKIERFHKSLRRELLDHVGPFADQATAQAAIDAWVHGYNHSRPHQSLNMVVPAAVFRPVAKDPQQDRHDVHLPEPQDETTSATAELLAPQLPALLPSPRLPVDESHIRAVEFEALISPIGRLCLPSGQQLKFPAALGGRTATVWADERSIHVFIDGELARTRTSQFTAADLKALVQRGGRIAGPEPATPALPNGPHSPFVVEVDRLVGRDGDVGLGGQRIKLAAQLAGQQVTLRFDGQLMHVIADGRVVKTLPAPIPPEQRAQISGARSPRTAIIPPSAQALRAQRKVPADGVVMVGGQRLRIGRAQAGKTVTILIEDTVFRILDGDVELPTHARNSDKPIRQFKAVARTRK
- a CDS encoding IS110 family RNA-guided transposase; translation: MAMIWAGIDAGKTHHHCVAIDESGRRLLSRRVANDEPELLELLRDVLALGDEVTWGIDLADGGAALAITLLFNHDQPVHYISGRAIHRASESYRGEGKTDAKDAAVIADQVRIRRDLHPLRAGDETVTDLKILTGRRTDLVADRTRIVNRLRAQLTGIFPGLERALDLTNTGPLVLLTGYQTPAAIRRIGVKRLETWLRNRRVLRADRLAETAVEAAERQHTSLPGEKLTAQLVHTLAAEVMALNQQVAELDKLIEARFRDHRHFEVITSMPGLGVILGAEFLAATGGDLSLFGSPDRLAGFGGVAPVPRDSGKISGNLRRPRRYNRRLQRVLYISALFSIRSCEDSRRFYERKRSEGKRHIQAVLALARRRVNVLWALLRDGRTYEAAPPTTLAA
- a CDS encoding SGNH/GDSL hydrolase family protein, translating into MTGGLLQAAPAAAAPAPGQDRSNNAHATPAPPGRVTDPGKTLGSGWKTSTDRAVTGAADTSGFKILTADSSQAYVWKTAAELSEPGLTADSWIGNQCVMDRDHVAAVYAPRTFTNKPDLMQGGAFAAIVDTADGHVTKLPFTVSLAYFDPSCNTRTHTAAFTAFRDVNDPALTKTRVVTVDTAGRSLGEAALKGEITSAVPVVDGAVAARGHNLVHIDRAGKVKDLATGDSVPFDIHPAQDGKIVFVDRKDTKTAQAKVWSGHGGPTLVASGKLGDLDLMPGEAGRVFLTGHPQGAPNMRGTGVTRIDAPADTDISTQGRLAVEPVLTPGVRAGLAHIKSAGKGFTRNEPAPQDTRPTPETVAGDQPVTITSTATATGEKVTQSVADATAPSGKNPSPALPIAGGRGKGSSVARVNDPTAAVDPRDTDRICAISRNDVDAQALQPTPNQVEWAVDMAVRGQLRSQYLRQGGYRSQAGLGTIDPQGLFPVPRLAGGDGKGRIPANVLLGIMAQESNLWQAEGGSIPGEMGNPLAAMDGYYGRKAVENAPDAYWQIHWDKSDCGYGVGQVTDGMRLAGHEKTDDNGHKETALDPGLQKAIAVDYATNIAAAMQILADKWNEVHAAGQTVTVNDDDPSMVENWFTAVWNYNLGFNPAADAGKNAGYWGLGWYNNPANPLYKKSWGHPFMDTDVDGPTANKDAAHPQDWPYEEKVMGWAAWSMDTGFSYGTDGKQDWPGESGFNSVGFQPAWWISKGDRSHVSPPLDTFCNTKNNCDPNVPPNCKNIDCYKQYWWNQPNVTWKPVCKTTCGHENIKYQTLISEPGQGHRLQDGAPVCTGAPTGAKVVASVPDGTPTWSDCGNTSSAGTFGFRFFPDSDDHFEGKEDLHQVGGGYGGHYWYAHTRNADHLGGDGGRMAINGVWTLGQDLGWARVLVHLPDTGAQTRQAKYHVINTDSTSPDRSVQQRAGRWVSLGAFHFTGRPAVMLSNVTDDGTADEDIAWGSVAFQPLPGKPKNVVVAMGDSYSSGEGASEGDRDYYPETNYRNKLDESARNACHRSTQAWSRQATMPGASQSIGQLDDSLDPSMDYHLIACSGARTYNVLPKDVGADSVLSKGESQNGEEPQTDKGYLDQNTTLVTISIGGNDSRFSQIVQKCLLSIGNGSCQGQKFDMTDDSVNGRDKQFLGQPLETAVPGLMNQVVRPDITRVLKEIHKRAQNAKIVLMGYPPLISDKGSCLNAGFSGMAIGLSEASAGWLDDTADTLAAQMQGAADDAKASGINVWFSNPKSDFSGKGVCGDPEQVHGIVKTLTKSDEPIKDWPLINQYGLSAQSFHPKIGGARLYANALERTMAGMSL